In the genome of Abyssalbus ytuae, the window TGCAACATCGGTGTCGTGTAAAGCGGCTTGTTCTGTTTTAACTGCTTCATTTTCTTTACCGTTTTTTTCATTTTTACAACTAAAAATAAGGGCTGTGATCACAAAAATCAATAATACTTTTTTCATATTTATCAGTTATATTTTGTCTGCAAAAATAAGCAATTATCTTATGTTTTTTAGGAATAAAATTTACACTTTTGCACTGCAATTCTAATTCATGAATGATCAAAATAAAAAGTGGCTGTACTTTATAATATTGTCGTTAATATGGGGCAGTTCTTTTATTCTTATAAAGAAGGGGCTTGTAGGTTTAACATCAATACAATTGGGAGCATTAAGAATATTTTTCACCTCAGTTTTATTATTTTCCATAGGCCTGGGCAGTTTGAAAGAAGTTAAAAAAGAAGATTGGAAATGGATTTTTTTGTCAGGGTTGGTGGGTTCAGGATTTCCGCCTTTTCTTTTTGCTATTGCCCAAACCCGGGTTGATAGTGCTGTGGCGTCCATTTTAAATTCACTAACTCCCCTTAATACCTTTATATTAGGAATGCTGTTTTTTGGGTTTTTTTTAAACAGAAAACAAATTTTCGGGGTGATTCTCGGGTTTATCGGTACTTTTATTCTGATAGCTTCCGGACAGGAAATAGGCACCTCTGATAATTATTGGTACAGTTTTCTTATAATTATTGCTAGTGTTGGTTATGCTTTAAATGCAAATATTATAAAAAGCCATTTAAGTAATGTAAATGCACTTGCCATTACAACAGGCAATTTTATTTTTTTAATTGTTCCTGCAGTAATTTTACTTTGGTATACAGGCTTTTTTAAAACTGTTTTTGCCTCTCCCGAAATGCAAACATCGGTTTTATATGTTTTTATTCTTTCGTTATTTGGCACAGCCATGGCTAAGGTGTTTTACAATAAATTAATACAAATAGCGAGTCCTGTTTTTGCTTCTTCCGTTACTTATACGATGACACTTGTTGCCGTGCTGTGGGGTT includes:
- a CDS encoding DMT family transporter translates to MNDQNKKWLYFIILSLIWGSSFILIKKGLVGLTSIQLGALRIFFTSVLLFSIGLGSLKEVKKEDWKWIFLSGLVGSGFPPFLFAIAQTRVDSAVASILNSLTPLNTFILGMLFFGFFLNRKQIFGVILGFIGTFILIASGQEIGTSDNYWYSFLIIIASVGYALNANIIKSHLSNVNALAITTGNFIFLIVPAVILLWYTGFFKTVFASPEMQTSVLYVFILSLFGTAMAKVFYNKLIQIASPVFASSVTYTMTLVAVLWGFLDGEKLSFYQLLGGAIILAGVYLSKRT